A stretch of Kaistella flava (ex Peng et al. 2021) DNA encodes these proteins:
- a CDS encoding glucose 1-dehydrogenase, whose protein sequence is MEVSLKNQVAIITGSCSGIGAGVARSMAESGAEVVINYPFAGALDQATAVLKEITDKGGKGIVYQCDVSKEDEVIKMFQDVVAQLGTVDILVNNAGIQKDAKFTEMTLDQWNAVIGINLTGQFLCAREAIKEFLRRGIDTSRSIACGKIIHISSVHEIIPWSKHANYASSKGAIRMLMQTLAQEYGGDKIRVNSICPGAIQTPINKSAWETPEAMNSLLKLIPYDRIGQPKDIGNLAVFLASDKSDYITGASLFIDGGMTTFESFSTGG, encoded by the coding sequence ATGGAAGTTTCTCTTAAAAATCAAGTAGCCATTATCACAGGTTCCTGCAGTGGAATTGGTGCCGGAGTTGCAAGATCAATGGCAGAATCCGGCGCAGAAGTCGTGATCAATTATCCTTTTGCCGGAGCGCTGGATCAGGCAACTGCAGTCCTAAAAGAAATTACCGACAAAGGCGGAAAAGGAATCGTTTACCAGTGCGACGTTTCCAAAGAAGATGAGGTCATAAAAATGTTTCAGGACGTTGTTGCTCAATTGGGAACCGTTGATATTTTAGTCAATAATGCCGGAATTCAAAAAGATGCAAAGTTTACCGAAATGACTTTGGATCAATGGAATGCGGTAATTGGTATTAATTTAACCGGTCAATTTTTATGTGCCCGAGAAGCGATTAAAGAATTTCTCAGAAGAGGAATCGATACTTCGCGATCAATCGCTTGTGGAAAAATCATTCATATCTCGTCGGTACACGAAATTATCCCGTGGTCCAAACATGCCAATTATGCGTCGAGTAAAGGTGCAATTCGAATGTTGATGCAGACTTTGGCGCAAGAATATGGTGGAGATAAAATCCGAGTGAATTCCATTTGTCCCGGAGCCATTCAAACTCCCATTAATAAAAGTGCGTGGGAAACGCCTGAAGCGATGAATTCTTTGCTGAAACTAATTCCTTATGACAGAATCGGTCAACCAAAGGATATTGGAAACCTGGCCGTTTTCCTAGCGAGTGATAAGTCCGATTATATCACGGGTGCCAGCCTATTTATCGATGGTGGTATGACCACTTTCGAATCATTTTCAACGGGCGGTTAA
- a CDS encoding DUF1684 domain-containing protein, which yields MKNILILIVAILITSCASQSPDRETSDVKKFQKELNSEYKNPKETPLRGSNFTNFKEHPFFPIDLKYKVAAKFTKTENAASFELPTSSGKTRTYREFGKATFVLDGQKLTLTLYQNLALIKKNKYKDYLFLPFRDATNEIETYGGGKYMDLKIPKGDIIILDFNKSYHPYCAYNALDYNCPIVPAENFLPVRIEAGVMYEDVYHH from the coding sequence ATGAAAAATATTCTCATTTTAATAGTTGCTATTCTGATCACTTCCTGTGCTTCACAATCGCCCGATAGGGAAACTTCTGATGTTAAAAAGTTTCAGAAAGAACTTAATTCAGAATATAAAAATCCAAAGGAAACGCCATTGAGAGGAAGTAATTTTACCAACTTCAAAGAACATCCTTTCTTTCCAATTGATTTAAAATATAAGGTTGCTGCAAAATTCACGAAGACCGAAAATGCAGCATCTTTTGAACTGCCAACCTCTTCCGGAAAAACCAGAACCTACCGCGAATTTGGCAAAGCAACATTTGTTTTAGATGGTCAGAAATTGACTTTGACTCTTTATCAAAATTTAGCATTAATAAAAAAGAACAAATATAAAGACTATCTTTTCTTACCTTTTCGGGATGCGACCAATGAGATCGAAACTTATGGCGGCGGGAAATACATGGATTTAAAAATCCCAAAAGGCGATATCATTATTTTAGATTTCAATAAATCTTATCATCCATATTGCGCCTACAACGCGCTTGATTATAATTGTCCGATTGTTCCAGCAGAGAATTTTTTGCCCGTAAGAATTGAAGCAGGCGTGATGTATGAAGATGTTTATCATCACTAA
- a CDS encoding M23 family metallopeptidase → MKNLLSNKKNISLILGILVLVIFGQALFIGKLYSEKDDKSYQVNLVPIKTEKDSIDYLEMKNNLMLVDNTVRELNSFLASKNLSDGKIEMLAKDSISNAVYLSKQTNRYSQYLVDLQKKLQQVPLGIPTDGYISSLFGKRVNPIPDKTIMLASMSSAKADPKIVVEKDSLGNVIKSTPVLANQNNLPAEKDQIQFHKGLDIAVAYGTDVRSAAAGKVIFAGVKGGYGNCVIISHGNGLDTLYGHLSEILVKANDVVVVNDVIAKSGNTGRSTGPHLHYEVHKNNTPVNPKLFMNL, encoded by the coding sequence ATGAAGAACTTATTAAGTAATAAAAAAAACATCAGTTTAATCTTAGGAATACTGGTATTAGTTATTTTCGGACAGGCTTTATTTATCGGAAAACTATATTCTGAGAAAGATGATAAATCGTATCAAGTGAATTTAGTTCCAATTAAAACTGAAAAAGACAGCATCGATTATCTGGAAATGAAAAATAATCTGATGTTAGTAGATAACACCGTTCGAGAGCTCAATTCCTTTTTAGCCTCAAAGAATCTATCGGATGGAAAAATAGAAATGCTTGCTAAAGACAGTATCTCAAATGCGGTTTATCTGTCAAAACAAACTAATCGTTACAGTCAGTATTTGGTAGATTTGCAGAAAAAATTACAACAAGTTCCTTTGGGAATTCCGACTGATGGATATATTTCATCTCTTTTTGGAAAACGTGTAAATCCTATTCCTGACAAAACAATCATGTTAGCGTCGATGTCATCGGCAAAAGCAGACCCGAAAATTGTGGTAGAAAAAGACAGTTTGGGAAATGTCATTAAATCTACTCCTGTTCTTGCAAATCAAAATAATTTACCTGCTGAAAAAGATCAAATTCAGTTTCACAAAGGTTTAGACATTGCAGTTGCTTATGGCACAGATGTTCGAAGTGCTGCTGCCGGAAAAGTAATTTTCGCGGGCGTGAAAGGCGGTTACGGAAACTGCGTCATCATTTCTCATGGAAATGGTTTAGATACTTTATATGGACATCTTTCAGAAATCCTGGTAAAAGCTAATGATGTGGTCGTGGTCAATGACGTGATTGCAAAATCAGGAAACACGGGACGTTCGACGGGACCTCATCTTCATTACGAAGTTCATAAAAACAATACGCCGGTTAATCCGAAACTTTTTATGAACTTGTAA
- a CDS encoding MGH1-like glycoside hydrolase domain-containing protein, translating into MIEENKRLPDVSWKKWGPYVSNREWGVVREDYSADGDAWNYTSHDTAEAKTYRWGEEGICGICDDKQLLAFSLGLWNKKDKMVKERFFGLTNGQGNHGEDVKEYYYYLDNTPTHSYMKMLYKYPQNAFPYDELVDKNAEAGKENPEYELIDTGIFDQNEYFDIFIEYAKCSQEDILIRISVTNKSTKDAPLTLLPTIWFRNTWSWGYDDYRPQLNATDANHITINHKELKVKNFYAKQSTEVLFCDNESNYQRLFQAADSGKFCKDGINDFIINGNQNSVNSEKNGTKASFFIDEIIPAKSTHIFEFRLCDKDLDAPFEDFDKIFNDRKFEADEFYKELQKGIKTDDEKLVQRQAFAGMLWSKQFYHYNIEKWLEGDPSEIPPPKSRKHIRNEDWGNFNSLNIISMPDKWEYPWFATWDLAFHTLSFAIIDADFAKQQLKLLTLEWFMHPNGQLPAYEWDFSDVNPPVHAWAAFRVFKIDEVEKGKPDLEFLEGVFQKLLMTFTWWVNKKDSNGNNIFEGGFLGLDNIGIFDRNETLPYGESLEQADGTSWMAMFALNMMRIAMELALYNKVYEDLATKFFEHFLSIANALDNMGENDFSLWDDQDEFFYDALKLKDCSSIFMRVRSIVGLIPMFAVEVIDEEMLDKLPAFKERMDWVLKNKPKLASLVSHWEVKGSDSKHLLSLLRGHRLKKLLQRMLDEKEFLSDYGVRALSKDYEENPFHINLDGTDYTVKYLPAESDSDMFGGNSNWRGPIWFPINFLIIESLQRFFFYYSPDFKVECPTGSGNYLNLDEIAQFLGKRLANIFLEDENGKRAFNGQYPKFQEDDDFKDYILFYEYFHGDSGRGVGASHQTGWTGLIAKILQPRFLENKMVKAQTETSEQTGVKVDAK; encoded by the coding sequence ATGATTGAAGAAAATAAAAGATTACCCGATGTCTCCTGGAAAAAATGGGGTCCTTATGTCAGCAATCGAGAATGGGGAGTGGTTCGTGAGGATTACAGTGCCGATGGCGACGCCTGGAATTATACCAGCCATGATACTGCCGAAGCCAAAACCTATCGTTGGGGCGAAGAGGGAATCTGCGGAATCTGCGATGATAAACAATTGCTTGCGTTTTCATTAGGTCTTTGGAACAAAAAAGACAAAATGGTTAAAGAACGGTTTTTCGGTTTGACCAATGGGCAGGGAAATCACGGCGAAGATGTCAAGGAATATTACTATTATTTAGATAATACCCCGACGCATTCTTATATGAAGATGTTGTATAAATATCCGCAAAATGCTTTTCCTTATGACGAGCTCGTTGATAAAAATGCAGAAGCGGGAAAAGAAAATCCAGAATACGAACTTATTGACACTGGGATTTTTGACCAAAATGAATATTTTGATATTTTCATTGAATATGCTAAATGTTCACAGGAAGATATTTTAATTAGAATTTCGGTTACCAATAAATCTACCAAAGATGCACCGCTAACTCTTTTGCCAACCATTTGGTTTCGAAATACCTGGAGTTGGGGTTATGATGATTATCGACCGCAGTTAAATGCGACAGATGCTAATCACATTACAATCAATCACAAGGAATTAAAGGTAAAAAACTTTTACGCAAAACAATCTACTGAGGTTCTTTTTTGCGATAACGAAAGCAATTACCAGCGATTATTCCAAGCCGCAGATTCTGGGAAGTTTTGTAAGGATGGCATCAACGATTTCATTATTAATGGAAATCAAAATTCAGTTAATTCAGAAAAAAATGGAACCAAAGCTTCTTTTTTTATTGATGAAATAATCCCTGCAAAGAGCACCCATATTTTCGAATTTAGATTATGTGATAAAGATTTAGATGCACCATTTGAAGATTTTGATAAAATTTTTAACGACAGAAAATTCGAAGCCGATGAATTTTATAAAGAGTTACAGAAAGGAATTAAAACGGATGATGAAAAATTAGTTCAACGTCAAGCCTTTGCGGGAATGTTGTGGAGCAAGCAGTTCTATCATTACAATATTGAGAAATGGTTAGAAGGTGATCCGTCTGAAATTCCGCCACCAAAATCCCGAAAGCATATTAGAAATGAAGATTGGGGAAATTTCAATTCTCTGAATATAATTTCAATGCCTGATAAATGGGAATATCCTTGGTTCGCAACTTGGGATTTAGCCTTTCATACTTTAAGTTTTGCCATTATCGACGCTGATTTTGCAAAGCAGCAATTGAAGCTTTTAACACTCGAATGGTTCATGCATCCTAATGGTCAACTTCCCGCATATGAATGGGATTTCAGCGATGTCAATCCACCAGTTCATGCATGGGCGGCTTTTAGGGTTTTTAAAATTGATGAAGTAGAAAAAGGAAAACCGGATCTTGAATTCCTTGAAGGAGTTTTCCAAAAACTACTGATGACGTTCACTTGGTGGGTCAACAAAAAAGACAGCAATGGAAATAATATTTTCGAAGGCGGATTCCTTGGTTTAGACAATATCGGAATTTTTGACCGTAACGAAACTTTGCCTTATGGTGAAAGTTTAGAACAAGCCGACGGTACAAGTTGGATGGCCATGTTCGCGCTGAATATGATGAGAATCGCTATGGAATTGGCTTTGTATAATAAAGTATATGAAGATCTTGCCACGAAATTTTTCGAACATTTCTTGAGTATCGCCAATGCGCTCGACAATATGGGTGAAAATGATTTTTCACTTTGGGATGATCAGGATGAATTTTTCTACGATGCTCTCAAACTGAAAGACTGTTCCAGTATTTTTATGCGAGTTCGTTCCATTGTAGGTTTGATTCCTATGTTTGCAGTAGAAGTAATCGATGAAGAAATGCTCGATAAATTGCCGGCTTTTAAAGAAAGAATGGATTGGGTTTTAAAAAATAAACCGAAGTTAGCCTCGCTCGTTTCTCATTGGGAAGTGAAAGGCAGCGATTCCAAACATTTACTTTCTTTGTTAAGAGGTCATCGTTTGAAAAAACTGCTGCAGAGAATGCTTGATGAAAAAGAATTCTTAAGCGATTATGGAGTTCGGGCTTTATCAAAAGATTATGAGGAAAATCCTTTCCATATTAATTTAGATGGCACTGATTATACGGTGAAATATCTGCCGGCGGAAAGTGATAGTGATATGTTTGGAGGCAATAGCAATTGGCGCGGTCCAATTTGGTTTCCGATTAATTTTTTAATTATTGAAAGTTTGCAGCGGTTCTTCTTTTATTATAGTCCCGACTTTAAAGTAGAATGTCCGACGGGAAGTGGAAATTATTTGAATTTAGATGAGATTGCTCAATTTTTAGGAAAACGTTTAGCCAATATTTTCTTAGAAGATGAAAATGGAAAACGTGCTTTCAATGGTCAATATCCAAAATTTCAGGAAGATGATGATTTCAAGGATTATATTTTATTCTACGAATATTTTCATGGAGACAGTGGCCGTGGAGTAGGAGCTTCTCACCAAACGGGTTGGACGGGATTGATTGCAAAGATTTTACAACCGCGTTTTTTAGAAAATAAGATGGTAAAAGCACAGACAGAAACATCGGAACAAACTGGTGTAAAAGTTGATGCTAAATAA
- a CDS encoding NAD(P)H-dependent glycerol-3-phosphate dehydrogenase: MTKKKAQKSQTQDIPVGVVGSGSFATAIVKMLVENSKLVHWCVRNEYVKGAIEQRGHNPNYLTSVSFDQKNLKVTTDINELVSACEVVVLATPSIYLSDAMEKMTCNYEDKIFVSAIKGIVPKVNDVVAHYLRDEFKIGFRNQAVIAGPCHAEEVAMERLSYLTIAVAEDDVAKKLKDLFSSDFINVHSTKDILGNEYSAILKNIYAVGAGISSGLGYGDNFTAVFVSNAVREMEVFLESVYEVPRDVNESAYLGDLLVTAYSLFSRNRNLGNLIGKGYTVKSAIQSMNMIAEGYYAADSVYHTSKSKKLNTPIIDTIYGILYKEKNAETEFKKLTLLLN; encoded by the coding sequence ATGACAAAAAAGAAAGCCCAGAAATCACAGACTCAAGATATTCCCGTTGGCGTAGTAGGAAGTGGTAGTTTTGCAACTGCCATTGTAAAAATGTTGGTGGAAAATAGCAAACTGGTTCACTGGTGTGTGCGAAACGAATATGTAAAAGGGGCGATTGAACAGCGCGGTCATAATCCAAATTATTTAACGTCTGTTTCATTTGATCAAAAAAATCTAAAAGTGACGACCGATATTAATGAATTGGTTTCCGCTTGTGAAGTAGTGGTTTTGGCAACGCCTTCCATCTATCTCTCGGATGCGATGGAGAAAATGACGTGTAATTACGAGGATAAGATTTTTGTTTCTGCAATTAAAGGGATTGTGCCGAAAGTGAACGATGTAGTTGCTCATTACCTTCGTGATGAATTTAAAATTGGTTTTAGAAATCAGGCAGTGATCGCTGGTCCTTGTCATGCTGAGGAAGTTGCTATGGAACGTTTATCGTATTTAACGATTGCCGTTGCAGAAGATGATGTTGCTAAAAAATTGAAAGATTTATTTTCTTCAGATTTCATTAATGTTCATTCTACTAAAGATATTTTAGGAAATGAATACAGCGCGATTTTGAAAAATATTTATGCAGTTGGTGCTGGGATTTCCAGTGGTTTAGGTTATGGAGATAACTTTACGGCGGTTTTCGTTTCTAATGCAGTTCGCGAAATGGAAGTTTTCCTGGAATCCGTTTACGAAGTTCCTCGTGATGTCAACGAGAGTGCTTATCTCGGAGATTTACTGGTAACTGCATATTCACTGTTTTCCAGAAACCGAAACTTAGGAAATCTAATCGGAAAAGGATATACCGTGAAATCTGCAATTCAATCAATGAATATGATTGCTGAAGGATATTATGCCGCAGATTCAGTTTATCATACCTCAAAAAGTAAAAAATTGAACACACCGATTATCGATACGATTTACGGAATTCTTTATAAAGAAAAGAATGCAGAAACTGAATTTAAAAAATTAACCTTACTCTTAAATTAG
- the mqo gene encoding malate dehydrogenase (quinone), which translates to MPTSANHKPLQAHYDVVLIGGGIMSVTLGTLLHELDPKLKIVIFERLGRFARESSAAWNNAGTGHSAFCELNYTPEKKDGSIDISKAESIAEQFEISKQFWSYLLSKKYINNPKDFINSCPHMSLVFGEHDVEFLRKRHEKMTQSELFKGMEFSTDHEKLREWIPLIMAKRKDNEVLAATKMDLGTDVNFGTLTRKMGHFLAEHSNVDVYLYHDVKDIDPMADGKWSLKIKDRMHAKSSQLTADFVFIGAGGYALPLLDSSDIPESAGYGGFPVSGQWLVTHNPELIAKHQAKVYTQASVDAPPMSVPHLDLRIIDGQKALLFGPFAGFSTKFLKEGSYLDLPDSVNRKNIKSLFGAWWHNLPLTKYLVQQVAMTKVQRMQHLREFVKDAREEDWELKVAGQRVQIIKKNDEQGGKLEFGTEVVVNKKGTIASLLGASPGASTAVYAMLQVLEKCFPEKVHHEWKEKLTEMIPTYGQKLADNPELTKHIRDYTKDKLKLDY; encoded by the coding sequence ATGCCTACTTCAGCCAATCATAAACCTCTTCAAGCACATTATGATGTCGTCTTAATCGGTGGTGGAATTATGAGTGTAACTCTCGGAACATTACTTCACGAGCTTGATCCAAAACTTAAAATTGTTATTTTTGAAAGACTAGGTCGCTTTGCCCGAGAAAGTTCAGCAGCCTGGAATAACGCTGGGACAGGACATTCTGCGTTCTGTGAACTTAATTATACTCCTGAAAAAAAAGATGGTTCCATCGATATTTCAAAAGCAGAAAGTATTGCCGAGCAATTTGAAATTTCAAAACAATTCTGGTCTTATTTATTATCTAAAAAATATATTAATAATCCGAAAGATTTCATCAATTCTTGTCCACACATGAGTTTGGTTTTCGGAGAACATGACGTTGAGTTTTTAAGAAAACGTCATGAAAAAATGACTCAATCTGAGTTGTTTAAAGGAATGGAATTTTCGACAGACCATGAAAAACTTCGCGAATGGATTCCTTTAATCATGGCTAAAAGAAAAGATAATGAAGTTCTCGCTGCAACAAAAATGGATTTAGGAACCGATGTTAATTTTGGAACATTAACCAGAAAAATGGGTCACTTTTTAGCAGAACATTCTAATGTAGATGTTTATTTATATCACGATGTAAAAGATATTGATCCGATGGCTGATGGAAAATGGTCTTTGAAAATTAAAGACAGAATGCATGCAAAGTCAAGTCAACTCACCGCTGATTTCGTATTCATTGGTGCAGGAGGTTACGCACTTCCATTGCTTGATAGTTCGGATATTCCCGAAAGTGCAGGTTATGGTGGATTCCCGGTTTCTGGTCAATGGCTCGTTACTCATAATCCTGAACTCATTGCAAAACATCAAGCGAAAGTATATACTCAAGCGAGTGTAGATGCTCCACCAATGAGTGTTCCACATTTAGATTTAAGAATTATAGATGGTCAAAAAGCTTTGCTCTTTGGACCATTTGCAGGATTCTCTACCAAGTTTTTAAAAGAAGGAAGTTACCTCGATTTACCAGACAGCGTGAACAGAAAAAATATTAAATCCCTGTTTGGAGCTTGGTGGCATAATTTACCATTGACGAAATATTTGGTTCAACAAGTCGCGATGACTAAAGTGCAAAGAATGCAGCATTTAAGAGAGTTTGTAAAAGATGCAAGAGAAGAAGATTGGGAATTGAAAGTGGCCGGACAAAGAGTTCAAATCATTAAAAAAAATGATGAGCAAGGTGGTAAATTAGAATTCGGGACAGAAGTTGTTGTGAATAAAAAAGGAACAATCGCTTCCTTGTTGGGTGCTTCTCCTGGTGCTTCTACAGCAGTATATGCGATGCTTCAGGTTTTAGAAAAATGTTTCCCGGAAAAAGTTCATCATGAATGGAAAGAAAAATTGACCGAAATGATTCCAACCTATGGGCAGAAATTGGCAGATAATCCCGAACTTACAAAACATATTAGAGATTATACCAAAGATAAGCTCAAACTCGATTATTAG
- the trhA gene encoding PAQR family membrane homeostasis protein TrhA, whose protein sequence is MKNRAIYSVHIYSVVEERLNIWSHFIGFLLSIVALVFLINRALYLESTRALISFSIFGVSMIILYLASTLYHSSKNPLLRYRLNIFDHSAIYVLIAGTYSPFALVSLSGREGYTIFAVVWGMAIIGIIFKFFFIGRLNILSTILYVAMGWLIILSFDSLMYHLNFRGVVWLISGGVSYTIGAVLYNITKLKFNHFIFHMFVLLGTFCHFMSIYFYVIPISKV, encoded by the coding sequence GTGAAAAATAGAGCCATATATTCTGTTCATATCTATTCAGTTGTGGAAGAGCGGTTGAATATATGGTCGCATTTTATTGGTTTCCTTTTGAGTATCGTAGCTTTGGTTTTCTTGATAAATAGGGCGCTCTATTTAGAAAGTACCAGAGCATTGATCAGTTTTTCGATTTTTGGAGTGAGCATGATTATCCTTTATCTTGCTTCTACTTTATATCATTCTTCTAAAAATCCCTTATTAAGATATCGACTGAATATCTTCGATCATTCTGCAATTTATGTTTTAATAGCTGGCACTTATTCACCATTTGCCTTGGTTTCTTTGAGCGGTCGGGAGGGTTATACCATTTTCGCAGTAGTTTGGGGTATGGCAATTATTGGAATTATTTTTAAATTTTTCTTTATTGGTCGATTAAATATTTTATCCACGATTCTTTATGTAGCAATGGGTTGGTTGATTATTTTGAGCTTCGACAGTTTGATGTATCATCTCAATTTCCGAGGGGTGGTTTGGTTAATTTCTGGCGGAGTTTCCTATACCATCGGTGCAGTTTTGTACAATATTACGAAACTGAAATTCAATCATTTTATTTTCCACATGTTCGTTTTGCTCGGAACGTTCTGTCATTTCATGTCGATCTATTTTTATGTAATTCCTATTTCTAAGGTTTAA